The proteins below come from a single Pseudarthrobacter sp. SSS035 genomic window:
- a CDS encoding IclR family transcriptional regulator: protein MMANTSLERGLTILAEVAGGADTTVEGVASRLGIPVSSTYRYFKTLKSHGFIVEDGGVYRPGRALLALGGQYSVQNHLAEVGTAVLRSIVENVGETAVMIIRVGANAMCLRCAETDKAFKYTFAVNELLPLYAGAGQRLLLAWSPPDVTKRVLDGELIRFTRNALDADQIRSSLIQIRSTGWAMSRGELDPGSVSVAVPVFVSGEVVCSLNVAGPEARCGSKTWVTSALKSLNSAAENLALSLESLSPTINTRKALDAD, encoded by the coding sequence ATGATGGCTAACACGTCACTGGAGCGGGGGTTAACGATTCTGGCTGAAGTGGCCGGTGGCGCCGACACGACAGTAGAAGGCGTGGCCTCCCGCTTGGGAATCCCCGTCAGCTCAACGTATCGGTACTTCAAGACTCTCAAGTCTCATGGCTTCATCGTCGAGGACGGCGGAGTGTACCGACCAGGTCGGGCTTTACTGGCACTTGGCGGACAGTATTCCGTCCAGAATCATCTCGCAGAAGTCGGCACAGCCGTACTGCGAAGCATCGTGGAGAACGTCGGTGAAACGGCCGTGATGATCATACGAGTCGGGGCCAATGCGATGTGTCTTCGCTGCGCCGAAACGGACAAGGCGTTTAAGTACACGTTTGCGGTGAACGAACTGCTACCGCTCTACGCTGGCGCAGGGCAGCGCCTACTACTTGCCTGGTCACCGCCTGACGTCACAAAGAGGGTGCTAGACGGAGAACTGATTCGCTTCACCAGGAACGCTCTGGATGCGGATCAAATTAGATCCAGTCTGATTCAGATCAGGTCGACGGGTTGGGCCATGTCGCGCGGCGAACTGGACCCCGGTTCTGTTTCCGTTGCTGTTCCAGTTTTTGTGAGCGGGGAAGTCGTATGTTCCCTGAACGTCGCTGGACCGGAAGCCCGATGCGGGTCAAAGACCTGGGTGACTTCTGCCCTGAAATCCCTAAACAGCGCCGCGGAAAATCTAGCGCTGAGTCTCGAATCCTTATCTCCGACAATTAATACGCGAAAGGCACTCGATGCTGACTGA
- a CDS encoding IS3 family transposase (programmed frameshift): protein MSSRRKFSLEFKAEAIELVISSGRPVVQVAADIGVNEGTLGNWVRVWKEEHPDVAADEPGPVEWAKYKALQAENAELKREIEFLGKSQRLLRREATIDDYYAFIRQEKANYKIDWMCRQLKVPRSSYYRWTMPNEPTPTQVRHLKLTVEVERVFGREKGMAGRDQITTILGHEGVPVAPGTVGAIMKKQGLRAVRMRAWKKTTVVDPAARTGHIRNHMQDADGNRDFTATVPGTRMVGDITYLQTGSGWLYLATVIDLATRMVVGWSMASHMRTSLIIDALTMARDHGRLDPGGAVFHSDRGSQYTSGGFQAWCAANSVTQSMGEVGVCWDNAVAESFFSHLKTEMYHHHDFPNHIAARTAVMEYIESWYNRRRPHANNRGLPPARALAEYQNAVNQLAA, encoded by the exons ATGTCTAGTCGTCGTAAATTCAGCCTGGAGTTCAAGGCTGAGGCCATTGAGTTGGTGATTTCCTCTGGCCGTCCTGTTGTTCAGGTCGCGGCCGATATTGGGGTCAATGAAGGGACGTTGGGGAATTGGGTGCGGGTCTGGAAGGAAGAGCATCCCGACGTGGCCGCCGATGAGCCTGGCCCAGTGGAGTGGGCGAAGTACAAGGCACTGCAGGCCGAGAACGCCGAGCTGAAACGGGAAATCGAGTTCCTGG GGAAAAGTCAGCGCCTTCTTCGCCGCGAAGCAACGATAGACGACTACTACGCGTTTATCCGGCAGGAGAAGGCCAACTACAAGATCGACTGGATGTGCCGGCAGCTGAAGGTCCCCAGGTCCTCGTACTACCGCTGGACGATGCCGAATGAACCGACCCCGACACAGGTCCGCCACCTCAAGCTGACCGTGGAGGTGGAGCGCGTGTTCGGACGCGAGAAGGGCATGGCCGGGAGGGACCAGATCACCACGATCCTGGGCCATGAGGGCGTCCCGGTGGCCCCGGGCACGGTGGGTGCGATCATGAAAAAACAGGGCCTGCGGGCGGTGCGGATGCGAGCGTGGAAGAAGACCACGGTCGTTGACCCGGCCGCCAGAACCGGGCACATCCGCAACCACATGCAGGACGCGGACGGGAACCGTGACTTCACCGCCACCGTGCCGGGAACAAGGATGGTCGGGGACATCACCTACCTGCAAACGGGCTCCGGATGGCTGTACCTGGCCACCGTGATTGATCTGGCGACCCGGATGGTTGTGGGCTGGTCGATGGCCTCCCATATGCGCACCTCGTTGATCATTGACGCGCTCACCATGGCACGTGACCATGGCCGGCTCGACCCCGGCGGGGCGGTCTTTCACAGCGACCGCGGCTCGCAGTACACCTCTGGCGGGTTCCAGGCCTGGTGCGCGGCGAACAGCGTCACCCAGTCCATGGGAGAGGTCGGCGTGTGCTGGGACAACGCGGTGGCCGAGTCGTTCTTCTCGCACCTGAAAACGGAGATGTACCACCACCACGATTTCCCCAATCACATCGCGGCCAGGACCGCGGTGATGGAGTACATCGAATCCTGGTACAACCGACGCCGGCCTCATGCCAACAACCGGGGCCTGCCCCCGGCACGTGCCCTGGCCGAATACCAGAACGCCGTCAACCAGCTCGCGGCGTAA
- a CDS encoding cytochrome P450 — MNKTLAGADVVSLPDDPYSDENLTDPYPLFARMRSSGPAVWLEKYGVLAFSRYDECREILDDYRTFISGAGVGPKNLHDNPPWRPQGILELDPPIHTAMRVAMSGAISPRGVRSLRAGFETFAEELVDVVLAKTEIDGVSDLAEIFPIRVFGDAVGIPREGREKNLLPHGAMNFSAFGPENERHQLYFEKGAGTHEWVMEMTSRENLAPGGLGQQIWDYADRGEVSAEQAPLLVRAMLSAGLDTTIFSIGNTLVPLASDPAQWEALHADPRLVKFAIDEALRFESPFQSFYRTTSLDTTFRGIELPAATKVLLFVGSANRDTTHWGTDAAQFRLDRQAAGHLAFGMGIHQCVGQPISRLEMEVLFTALARKVKRIELTAEPVPLLHNTLRGWESIPVRLIPA; from the coding sequence ATGAATAAGACGCTAGCCGGTGCGGATGTTGTGTCGCTTCCGGACGACCCCTATTCCGACGAGAACTTGACAGACCCCTATCCGCTTTTCGCACGCATGCGGTCCTCCGGACCGGCTGTTTGGTTGGAGAAGTACGGAGTGCTGGCATTCAGTCGCTACGATGAGTGCCGCGAGATCCTCGACGACTACCGAACATTCATCTCGGGTGCAGGAGTCGGGCCCAAAAACCTGCACGACAATCCTCCATGGCGGCCCCAAGGAATTCTTGAACTAGATCCGCCAATCCATACGGCAATGCGCGTTGCCATGAGTGGTGCTATTTCCCCCCGAGGCGTTCGATCCCTCCGTGCCGGCTTTGAGACATTTGCCGAGGAATTGGTCGACGTTGTTCTCGCCAAGACCGAAATTGATGGTGTGAGTGATCTAGCAGAGATCTTCCCCATCCGCGTCTTTGGGGATGCCGTCGGCATACCCAGGGAAGGTCGGGAGAAGAATCTTCTTCCGCACGGAGCGATGAACTTCAGTGCCTTCGGTCCGGAGAACGAACGTCACCAGCTGTACTTTGAGAAGGGCGCGGGAACCCATGAGTGGGTCATGGAGATGACTTCTCGCGAGAATCTTGCCCCCGGTGGTCTCGGTCAGCAAATCTGGGACTATGCTGACCGCGGAGAAGTATCAGCCGAACAAGCACCGTTGCTGGTGCGGGCGATGCTCTCGGCAGGTCTGGACACGACCATCTTCTCCATCGGAAACACGTTGGTACCCCTGGCCAGCGACCCTGCGCAATGGGAGGCCTTGCACGCTGATCCCAGACTCGTGAAGTTCGCCATCGATGAGGCCCTAAGATTCGAATCTCCTTTTCAGTCCTTTTACCGAACTACCTCTCTAGACACTACTTTCCGAGGCATTGAATTGCCTGCTGCAACCAAAGTTCTATTGTTTGTTGGATCTGCTAACCGAGACACAACTCACTGGGGCACAGATGCAGCTCAATTCCGGCTGGACCGCCAAGCTGCAGGTCATTTGGCCTTTGGAATGGGGATCCACCAGTGTGTTGGGCAGCCAATTAGCCGACTTGAAATGGAAGTGCTTTTCACCGCCCTTGCCAGGAAGGTCAAACGCATCGAACTGACAGCAGAGCCAGTCCCGCTGCTGCACAACACACTTCGAGGCTGGGAGTCCATCCCAGTACGACTGATACCTGCCTAG
- a CDS encoding PDR/VanB family oxidoreductase, which yields MREQTLPAPRHLLQDFFSVQVREVQREADGVVSVLLGPLDSATLPRWSPGAHIDVLLPNDMLRQYSLISDPDDQDAWRIAVLLDSEGRGGSKYIHTALKVGDSLEARGPRNHFLRGSSEGPTQFIAGGIGITPLLSMVREAAQNGADWNLLYLGSDRNSMPFLSELLKYGDRVRVHSKSEHGAMNLTAFIQDPGPPSVASTYACGPHRMLTELGNLFRNDAHGEYYRELFDAAGSPVAGVEDSLPFVVETSDGSEVEVAADETIIDALDRVGIRTLSSCRKGTCGTCETEIIDGLADHRDAVLSDEERAAGETMMICVSRCVGDRLVLDL from the coding sequence ATGCGTGAGCAAACGTTGCCGGCACCTAGGCATTTGCTGCAAGACTTCTTCTCGGTCCAAGTCCGAGAGGTCCAGCGCGAGGCAGACGGCGTTGTATCCGTGCTCCTGGGCCCGTTGGACTCGGCGACACTTCCCCGATGGAGTCCAGGCGCCCACATTGATGTGTTGCTGCCCAACGACATGTTGAGGCAATACTCACTGATTTCAGATCCTGACGATCAGGATGCGTGGCGGATTGCGGTGTTGCTCGACAGCGAAGGGCGCGGCGGCTCAAAGTACATTCACACGGCGCTGAAGGTCGGAGACAGCCTCGAGGCTAGGGGGCCACGTAATCACTTTCTCAGGGGAAGCTCCGAGGGGCCGACGCAGTTCATTGCCGGTGGCATCGGGATCACACCTTTGCTGTCCATGGTTCGAGAGGCTGCCCAGAACGGGGCGGACTGGAATCTCCTGTACCTCGGATCGGACCGCAACTCCATGCCATTTCTGTCCGAGTTGCTGAAATACGGAGATAGAGTGCGGGTTCATTCGAAGAGCGAACACGGTGCAATGAACCTGACTGCGTTCATTCAAGATCCAGGGCCTCCCAGCGTTGCATCGACATACGCCTGCGGCCCGCACCGTATGCTGACGGAACTCGGGAATTTGTTTCGAAACGATGCTCATGGCGAGTACTACAGAGAGCTCTTTGACGCCGCAGGCTCGCCCGTAGCTGGTGTCGAAGACAGCCTTCCGTTTGTTGTGGAAACTTCCGACGGCTCTGAAGTTGAAGTCGCTGCAGACGAAACCATCATCGATGCTTTGGATCGTGTCGGCATCCGAACGCTAAGCTCCTGCCGCAAGGGGACTTGCGGCACTTGTGAGACAGAGATTATTGATGGCCTTGCGGATCATCGAGACGCCGTACTGAGCGATGAAGAGCGGGCGGCGGGCGAAACGATGATGATCTGCGTATCCCGATGTGTTGGTGACAGGCTCGTACTGGACCTATAG